From one Pontibacillus sp. HMF3514 genomic stretch:
- a CDS encoding spore germination protein — MFKLSNLFKKQPVNKQSNIPSQNLNASLQQTIQDVKQTLGDSNDIIYRPFHASYDGSLSMALIYTDGLVDKSFIQDFILRTLMIDIRKANVELSSKEDSFQILKEHSLTAGEMNEFTTVNELYDHILCGDTVILIDGYDKAFAVDTKGWKQRGVEEPSSQTSVRGPKDGFTETIRTNTALLRRKIKDPNLWIKTKAIGKRTKTDISIAYINGIADPKIVKEVYRRLDKINTDAILDSGYIEEFIQDKTYTPFPTVYNSERPDIIAAGLLEGRVAILVDGTPFVLLVPALFIQFFQASEDYYQRADFATFIRLIRYLAFFLSLLTPSAYIALTTFHQEMIPTDLLISLSSQREGVPFPALVEALIMEITFEILREAGIRMPRAVGSAISIVGALVLGQAAVEAGLVSSAMVIVVSLTAISSFVSPSFNMAISIRMLRFGFMILAATFGLFGILIGLIIMILHLTSLRSFGVPYLTPMAPFVPKDQKDAMLRFPHWGLFSRPRLINQQDVDREDTEAPKPSRRKTENQSVKD, encoded by the coding sequence ATGTTTAAATTATCTAATCTATTTAAAAAGCAGCCTGTAAACAAGCAATCCAATATCCCATCTCAAAATTTAAACGCCTCACTTCAACAAACAATCCAAGATGTAAAACAAACACTGGGAGATAGTAATGATATTATCTATCGTCCCTTTCACGCTAGTTATGACGGCTCATTATCGATGGCTCTTATTTATACGGATGGATTAGTGGATAAAAGTTTCATACAAGATTTCATTTTAAGAACTTTAATGATCGATATCAGAAAAGCTAATGTTGAACTTTCATCTAAAGAGGATTCTTTTCAAATCTTAAAAGAACACTCATTAACTGCTGGAGAAATGAATGAGTTTACCACTGTAAATGAGCTCTATGATCATATTTTGTGTGGAGATACTGTTATCTTAATCGATGGGTATGACAAAGCTTTTGCTGTGGATACAAAGGGATGGAAACAACGTGGTGTCGAAGAGCCTTCCTCCCAAACTTCAGTACGTGGTCCTAAAGATGGTTTCACCGAAACGATCAGGACCAATACGGCTTTGCTTCGAAGAAAGATCAAGGACCCTAACCTATGGATTAAAACCAAAGCTATAGGTAAAAGGACGAAAACAGATATTTCGATTGCGTATATTAATGGAATCGCTGACCCTAAAATTGTTAAAGAAGTCTATAGACGTTTAGACAAAATTAATACAGATGCCATATTAGACAGTGGTTATATTGAAGAGTTTATACAAGATAAAACCTATACCCCTTTTCCAACTGTCTACAATTCTGAGAGACCAGACATTATCGCTGCAGGACTGTTAGAGGGAAGAGTTGCCATACTTGTAGATGGGACCCCTTTTGTTCTCCTTGTGCCAGCCCTGTTTATACAGTTCTTTCAAGCAAGTGAAGATTACTATCAACGAGCAGATTTTGCAACGTTCATTCGATTAATTCGGTATTTGGCATTCTTTCTTTCTTTGCTTACGCCCTCAGCTTATATAGCTTTAACAACGTTTCACCAAGAGATGATTCCAACTGATTTACTTATAAGCTTATCTTCTCAGCGAGAAGGTGTTCCATTTCCAGCTCTTGTTGAAGCGCTGATTATGGAGATTACATTTGAGATATTAAGAGAAGCAGGGATACGTATGCCAAGAGCTGTTGGGTCTGCAATATCCATTGTTGGGGCATTGGTACTAGGCCAAGCTGCTGTTGAGGCAGGATTAGTATCCTCAGCCATGGTCATTGTTGTATCCTTAACTGCTATTTCAAGCTTTGTATCCCCAAGCTTTAATATGGCTATTTCTATTCGCATGTTACGTTTTGGCTTTATGATTTTAGCAGCTACCTTTGGATTGTTTGGAATCTTAATAGGACTAATTATTATGATTCTACATTTAACAAGTCTAAGGTCTTTTGGTGTCCCTTACCTAACACCTATGGCACCTTTTGTCCCTAAGGACCAAAAGGACGCCATGCTTCGTTTTCCCCATTGGGGACTATTCTCACGCCCTCGCCTAATCAACCAACAAGATGTAGATCGTGAGGATACAGAAGCACCTAAACCATCGAGAAGAAAGACTGAAAATCAATCAGTAAAGGATTGA
- a CDS encoding Ger(x)C family spore germination protein, giving the protein MKKITVLSLLLIALTGCWSKKELDNLAIVTGIGIDKAEEGYEVTVQIINPAEVAAKQLTTRTAVSTYSASGVSLFDAIRNLIEVTPRKVYMSHTRIVIFSEELAKTGISDNIDFLVRDHELRTDFYLAIAKGFSAKQMLNILTPLEKIPASKMYATIESSERYLAQTRTVKIQKFTSDLLLEGQQPFLTGIYIQGNTDIGNSIGNVEKIDSPAKILVDHIGAMKGDQLIGWLDHKESKGFNYLTGKVKNSTEMIPCNEDSKYTSFEIISTDKKIKGKLKDGKPTFTVDIKAQANIAQSDCDMKLSNPKTLKKLENDLNKEITNTANLTIEAIQKDLQSDIVGFGELLHRTQNKDWVKIKGQWDDLFPEADIKVNVQSKIKRTGTITDSFKEK; this is encoded by the coding sequence ATGAAGAAAATAACTGTTCTATCTCTGCTATTAATTGCTTTAACTGGCTGTTGGAGCAAAAAAGAGCTTGATAATCTGGCAATTGTTACTGGTATTGGTATAGATAAGGCTGAAGAAGGTTATGAGGTCACCGTTCAAATTATTAACCCAGCAGAAGTAGCCGCTAAACAACTTACAACGAGAACAGCTGTCTCAACTTATTCTGCTTCAGGAGTATCCTTATTTGATGCAATAAGGAACTTGATAGAAGTTACTCCAAGAAAGGTGTATATGTCACATACTCGAATTGTGATTTTTAGTGAGGAATTAGCAAAAACCGGAATAAGTGACAACATCGACTTTTTAGTTCGCGATCATGAACTACGAACAGATTTTTACTTAGCTATTGCAAAAGGCTTTTCCGCAAAACAAATGCTAAATATATTAACACCACTTGAAAAGATACCAGCAAGTAAAATGTATGCAACGATTGAAAGTAGTGAAAGGTATTTAGCTCAGACGAGAACAGTTAAAATTCAAAAGTTTACATCAGATTTATTGCTAGAAGGACAACAACCATTTCTGACAGGGATTTATATTCAAGGAAATACCGATATAGGAAATTCAATTGGTAACGTAGAAAAAATCGATTCACCTGCCAAAATATTAGTAGATCATATAGGTGCTATGAAAGGTGACCAATTAATTGGATGGCTAGATCATAAAGAAAGTAAAGGATTTAATTACTTAACAGGTAAAGTAAAGAATTCTACAGAAATGATACCTTGTAATGAAGATAGCAAATACACTTCCTTTGAAATAATAAGTACAGATAAAAAAATTAAAGGAAAATTAAAAGATGGAAAACCCACCTTTACTGTTGATATTAAGGCTCAAGCTAACATAGCACAAAGCGATTGTGATATGAAGCTCTCCAATCCTAAAACATTAAAGAAATTAGAAAATGATTTAAATAAAGAGATCACTAATACAGCTAATCTAACCATCGAGGCAATTCAGAAAGATTTGCAAAGTGATATTGTGGGGTTTGGGGAACTATTGCATAGAACACAGAATAAGGATTGGGTAAAAATTAAAGGACAATGGGATGATCTATTTCCTGAAGCTGATATTAAAGTTAATGTTCAATCAAAAATCAAACGTACGGGTACAATAACAGATTCATTCAAAGAAAAGTAA
- a CDS encoding endospore germination permease, with amino-acid sequence MTMRMDEKINVRQFTLLLTLFTIGTSVLITPSQIAAIAKESAWIATTFSIIVGVLVLILFIYIGRLQPNLNLFQHNEYAFGKWIGKFITFIIVLYSIIGASTVLWTVGDFVIVQIIPQTPLTAVCILFMTIVIYGAKLGIETIVKTVEIFFPWIIMLLTIIILFSIPSMDIKQLQPLWGQPINKIVEASLYELSVSTFPLILLFVLYPSVLNKDSKGTKSIIMGYLLAGSLIMAISVVAITVLSYKLTSHYVYPTYVMAERIEFIVLLDRLEVVIAISWILSIFFKLFIYFYVSLIGISQLLGLKHYRPITLPIGIIVIGLALIVYPDTIFAGDWNKETWVPLSIAIGFVYPIVLLCGSKIKSFFKTGS; translated from the coding sequence ATGACTATGAGGATGGATGAAAAAATCAATGTAAGACAATTTACACTTTTGTTAACACTTTTTACTATTGGTACATCTGTATTAATTACGCCTTCTCAAATAGCCGCTATAGCAAAAGAAAGTGCTTGGATTGCTACAACCTTTAGTATAATTGTGGGAGTCCTTGTATTAATTCTTTTCATCTATATCGGTCGTTTACAACCAAACCTTAACCTATTCCAACACAATGAGTATGCATTTGGGAAATGGATAGGAAAGTTTATCACGTTTATTATCGTTCTTTATTCCATTATTGGTGCAAGCACCGTTCTATGGACTGTTGGAGATTTTGTAATCGTTCAGATCATACCACAAACCCCTTTGACTGCGGTTTGTATTTTATTTATGACTATTGTGATATATGGGGCTAAATTAGGGATAGAGACGATTGTTAAAACAGTTGAAATATTTTTCCCATGGATCATTATGCTTTTAACCATAATCATCTTATTTAGCATTCCTAGTATGGACATAAAACAATTACAACCACTGTGGGGACAACCTATAAACAAAATTGTAGAAGCAAGCCTTTATGAATTAAGTGTATCAACGTTTCCTTTAATACTATTATTTGTGCTATATCCTTCAGTATTAAACAAAGATTCTAAAGGAACAAAATCGATCATAATGGGATATTTACTCGCTGGAAGTCTAATAATGGCTATATCCGTGGTTGCTATTACGGTTTTAAGCTACAAATTAACTTCACATTATGTATATCCTACATATGTTATGGCTGAGCGTATTGAATTTATCGTTTTATTGGACCGCTTAGAAGTAGTTATCGCAATTTCTTGGATATTATCTATTTTCTTTAAGCTATTTATTTACTTCTATGTATCATTGATTGGTATCTCCCAATTACTTGGGCTGAAGCATTATCGTCCTATTACATTGCCAATAGGAATCATAGTCATAGGATTAGCATTAATCGTCTATCCAGATACAATTTTTGCAGGAGATTGGAATAAAGAAACATGGGTTCCACTTTCTATAGCAATAGGCTTCGTTTATCCAATTGTTTTGTTGTGTGGATCAAAAATCAAATCGTTCTTTAAGACTGGATCATAG
- a CDS encoding endospore germination permease — protein MEKAQISSTQFVFLIIMFEFGSTIVVGMGFEARQDAWLVILLGMVGGVILYLIYTQLHKKFPNAHITTYSSHLLGKYLGYIVAWAYIFYFFYLSARVLRDFSELMVITILKETPLLVVILIFTVVIVYSCTLGIETVARTSEIFFPYVLAAGLLFLLFVFVTGIPQAENLQPPLEKGWGEILMKTFPESLTFPFGELVVFTMLFPYLNREEKAKKLGIQAILISTLVLIMTNLTIIASLGPDLAQRSVVPLLDTVSLVNIQGIVQRIDPIVIIMMVIVGVMKIVIFFLAAYIGLHDVIPKLKNKKRYVTSSVLGVLLMIVALMMSQSYVEHIFVGLKIVPPYVHVPMQIIIPTLLLLLSFMRGRKKED, from the coding sequence ATGGAAAAAGCGCAAATTAGTTCAACACAATTTGTTTTTCTCATTATTATGTTTGAGTTTGGTAGTACCATTGTTGTAGGGATGGGATTTGAAGCTAGACAAGATGCGTGGTTAGTCATACTTTTAGGGATGGTTGGAGGAGTTATCCTCTATCTTATCTACACGCAGTTACATAAAAAGTTTCCTAATGCCCATATAACAACCTACTCCTCCCATCTACTTGGTAAGTACTTAGGTTATATTGTAGCTTGGGCTTATATTTTCTATTTCTTTTATCTCTCCGCGCGTGTTCTACGCGATTTTAGTGAGTTAATGGTGATTACAATATTGAAAGAAACACCATTACTTGTTGTAATACTCATATTCACTGTTGTTATTGTTTATAGTTGCACATTAGGTATCGAGACAGTAGCTCGTACTAGTGAGATTTTCTTTCCATATGTTCTGGCAGCCGGTTTGCTTTTTCTGCTTTTTGTATTTGTAACGGGGATCCCTCAAGCTGAAAATTTACAGCCTCCGTTAGAAAAAGGTTGGGGAGAGATTTTAATGAAAACATTTCCTGAATCTCTTACCTTCCCTTTTGGTGAACTTGTCGTTTTTACAATGCTGTTTCCCTATTTAAATCGAGAAGAGAAAGCAAAAAAGTTAGGAATCCAAGCCATTTTAATCAGCACCCTTGTTCTTATTATGACAAACCTTACAATTATTGCGTCGTTAGGACCCGATTTAGCTCAACGATCTGTAGTACCATTACTTGATACAGTGTCTCTAGTTAATATTCAAGGGATTGTTCAACGCATTGATCCAATTGTAATTATAATGATGGTCATCGTAGGTGTTATGAAGATTGTCATATTCTTTTTAGCAGCATATATAGGATTACATGATGTAATACCGAAGTTAAAAAATAAAAAAAGATATGTAACAAGTTCAGTACTTGGAGTACTATTAATGATTGTTGCTTTAATGATGAGTCAAAGCTATGTAGAGCACATATTTGTAGGATTAAAAATTGTCCCACCTTACGTTCATGTGCCAATGCAGATCATCATTCCTACCCTATTGCTGCTTCTTTCATTTATGCGTGGTAGGAAAAAAGAAGATTGA